The Musa acuminata AAA Group cultivar baxijiao chromosome BXJ1-8, Cavendish_Baxijiao_AAA, whole genome shotgun sequence genomic sequence TATGATGTTCCATAATACATGTATTCCATGTGAGATTAAATATCATTAAAGCAACAATTTATATGGACTGGTATTGTCATAACTCATAGctaagaaataaatataattatcctATATTGAGAAATGTAACAAATAACCAAAAAAAggagagaggggagggggggacAGAGAATGAATTCATAACCTGAATTTGTTGTATCCCAGTGAGTTCCTTGCAGAAATCAGTAAGATGTTGATGATATGCAGGCCGCACATATGTTTGAAAAACAGCTTCTAGTTGACCAGTTGCACTGTTGACTAAGACAGATGGGAACTCAATGATCTCCTGTGGATGTGGATTCCTTTCCTTGTCACATGTGGCCTCGAAGTCAATAACTACAAAGTACTGAAATTCTTGAATTTGAAATTTATGTGGGTGAACTTGGGAAAACATCTTGACTGGTGGCATATAactaaatccgttttcaacaggaAATGGATAATCCCGGGTTACTGGATAGACATTGTTCTCAAAAGCATTCAGTTGGACTTGCCGCAACATTAAAAAATCAGGATGGGGAAATGGCAGTGCAAGTGTTTCTTGTCTGTAGAAAGGTCCACTGTAACCTTGATTTAGTATTGCATAGGGCTCCCAACTCATTGAGTTATTTGCTTTTGTAAAATCACAAACAGGTAAATCCTTTCCATCTTTTAGCTCAGGAAACCGTTGAACAACATTTCCACTTTCTTGAGAGTTCGAATGAGATGCATTATCTTTAGGGCATCCTGAGGATGCCTCATGGTTTCCTTGCATTTTATCTGCACTCGAGTAAATAACATAAGCAAAAGCCAAAGTTGCATATATGTAACATGATTACAAAAGAAAGATCCACGTGAATTGAAAATTGACAGCATTCACTAAATGCTCAGTCCACAACAAGCCTGCTTTGGCACTTTGCATGCCCCTCAATATGAGGTAAAAAATTCTTGATAGCAATTTATAGCAAAACAATGGCTGAGGAAAACAATTGTGTGCCAAAGATTTTGTGAGATAGCATAATAAACATCACAAACCTTTTGTTTTAATCAAAAGTCACATGTAGTAGCTTACTTTATCGAAGTATGACATATGCAGCATACTCGAGGCAAAGTTTTAAAGAAAAGAACAATGTAAATATTGGCCAAAAGAATCACTGagtttcaaaaagaaaaagaaacaagagcaCCATCCCCCAACCCATACAAGTTTGACATGCATGTGCAATGTGTTGGCAAAACACATAATTGGACAAACTTCCATCgcactaaaaaaaattataaatttacaaCAAGGGTTATGTTGTTGGGACTCGGGGGATAAGATTACACAGCAATTATGAACACAAGTTATAAGTTCCTTTGATCAATTGTTTGATCAATGTTAACATAATGATATTCTTGCATCGCAACTACCTCTGAAAATAAATTCATTCCGTTTTTATCAGTACTTCCACAAAAAATCAATAATGGATTCTTTTAAATAACTGGATTTTCTTTTCAATCCTCCTCTTTTGTTACATCTTTCATGCCAAATCTTCTCTGGTATTGGCATCATCACCTGAATAAAAGCAAAGAGCTCCTTCAACATTGCAAGTGCATCAAATTTCcactcatgcttctttttctccaAGTGGATGAATGTTGCCAATCATGTATTCTGCCATTATTCTTCATGCATTGGAATAGGTTATTATATTTGAAATCTGCAACTGTTAGTGCTTGAAAGTGAATAGTCTGATGAACCACTAATTCAAATATAACCCATTGAACATGAGCTAATTCAGAGCAGCACTAAAATCTGATTGTATGTCAAAAATCTATATTTTCATATAGTTTTTACTTTTTAGCACATATGTATGGGAGGAACGGAATGTTATAATATAAAGCCAGAGCGAGACTAGCTAATACAATCAAAGCAAGAACAGAATAAGGGGAGGCCAGCAAAAATCTTGTAACACCAATTTCCATACTGTTTATTTTGCATGAATAAGTAAGTGGGCCCAGCTTTATTTTGGTCATAACTATAGAAGAAGAGTACTAACACCTACCAAATTGATATCAGCTCAGCCacctttttattaaataattaaaaagcaACAAGCAAAATCCGCTTTAATAAGCATGAAATTTTAGACTTGAGGTTTCTAGTTCACTAATCAAATGATTCTAAAAAATGGTGGACAACAATTACCATATATAATATTCTAATTAAGACCTTAAAAGACAAATTAACACAAGACAAAAATAGTTGATTTCTAAGTAATAAATTAGTTCTTCTTGCTGGTCCTTATTTCAATATTAGCCTCCTACTTAAGCCAACATTAGGCATCCAAAAGTTGCCACATTATTGTTAGATTAGCACTAGATGAACTTGATTTCTTAAAGAGAGAAAGATGCAACTGAGAGGAGTAAGGAAAAACTTTAAGCAGCTTTCCTTCCTTTTTCTGGTTAGCTGAGTGCTAATCTAGATCAGCAGCAATATACAGAtatgttctttcttcttctttttttattggaAGTATCCATATGGTCATACCACAATCTGAGGACATGATTAGATTATTCTAAACACTGTAATGAACTATGAGAATTGATGAAAATTTCATCTGGTCATAGACCTGTTTCTTTTCCATTTCATTTCTTTATAATCTTCTTTTTTTAgaactttcttttcttgtttgcaTGTGGTTCACATATTATAGAGTCCACTGAGATCCTTCGCTTTTTAGAAACTgttctctctttgtttcttctcaaTGTCCTCTGATAAGTTATATTAATAggcactgctttctgtgcataacaAGTATCTTGATAATTTTATCAATATGAACCAAAACTTTGAAATTAAACCAACTCTCTATACATATCCTGGATCAACCAGCACATCAACTACCAAGTTTGACTTATTCAAACTTCCTAGCTACTTcaaattttctgaattgtttcttGCACGGTGATATCTTTATATGGCAACCTTTGCCTGCTAACAGAGGAATCTAATCATCCAGGCAAGTTGTCTCCATAGGCCCTTGATGTATCTCAAGTGTAGGATTAGATTAGTCCAAAATAGGTTTATCTTCAAGTTACTAGTCCTCAAAGAAAGTCAATTTATTTATGAATCTTGAAACTAGATTTCCTATTTCATATATTTTGTAGTTGATATTTTATCTAACTATACTTTTAGGAAGTTCTAAGGTCGTTCAAAAGTGCCAACATTACATGGTTCAGTCAATAGATTCCTAGAAGTCATGTCTATTTAAGAATCTTTGTTACATTTAACCATGGAGAATCTGTTATTATGAGATAGTAGTACTTACAGTATCCAAGTAATGGAGTCATTTTATGTAGGGTGTCCAATTAGGATTATGTTAAATGGGCCAAGTACCTGCATGACATGTAGCAACGCAGGATGAAGAGAAGTATTATTTATGAAGATGTCCATCCAGAATGTGCATTGTGTGAAACACCACAATCTCCAGTTACACTCTATGAAGAATTGTTGGTTACTTTAAATAAAATTCCTAGAGTGGTACTGCTCCTCCCTTATGTACTGatccattcatgatacatcataatCTCTCAGCTCTTAGTTAAGTCAGTGCTCTTCAAACCTTTTCTATGTGCATATatcatttatattaatatttcactATTTTGTCATGTCCTCCTATGTTATTATTTtccttttctaaactaatttgcaGATGCTTTCCTGGTTCATCTGAGTAACACCATGCCTAATAGGTGGTAATTTATAAATGACGAGAAAGACAAATATTTGACATTACACTTCAAAAGCGTAATAACACTTCTTGAAGCACCATTAAATTTTTTCTCGTTTTTCACCTTCAAATTCAGTAACCAATGAGTATTTTCCATAATAGCTTCAATTTGCAAAACTTAAGGATGCTTGTCCATGACTTTGTATTGTATCGGACTATTGATAGATTAGCACAACATTCACAGAAGAATTAAACTACTCTATATTATTTTGAGGATTGACTGGGGATGAACCTAAGAACTTCCTGATCAGTATATGTAAAATTTTTCAGAGGACAACAATTCAATGAGTACAGTCTAATTGACAAACGTAATCAGTTATTAACATTccataaagaaagaaaaacaaacagCTATGTGATAATATGCTTCAGTATTTACCATCTCAAGCTGTAAATTCAATGTATGTTTGTGAGATAGTGTCCTTTTTATTTCACATTCTAAATTAGCGCAAACCTAAAAAAAATGAGCATAAGTTTCCACCCTAGGCAGAAAGTTTTCCGATTAATTGAAAGTTAGGAGACATACAAAGCCATATGACCTAAAGAGGGCATGTATTTTACTGCATAACCCACTTCTGGGACAAAATAATTTCAATTGCTGATTTCGTCTAAGGATCCGATCTAAGAAAAACACAAACACGTTACAGTCAATACAAACCTAACAAAATTTTAGCAAGAATGACCAACGAAAAGAACCAGAACAACGTCCGCAGGTATTTCAGAAACcctgaacaagaaaaataaaaacaatgtcCTTCGAACTACTCTCAGAAGGAAAATCTATTGATACGTCGGACCGTAAAAAATTTTCCGGATCAAGAACGAGTACCATCATCCCTAATTCTCACCGTCCCACCATCGCAACCGTCAAGATCGACCACTAACCCGAAAAGGGTGCCGATCTTTCACCCAAGAAACCAGTAAAGAATTCAAAGATCCGACGCGAGAAAACGATGAGAATACCCTACCTTGGGCCGCCGGATCAATCATGATCGCCGAGGAAGCTTGGTCCCTCCAAAGCACGGATCAGATTCTGCTCCCCATCGCTCGACCTAAAACCCACCAAGATCGAGACAATATCAAGATCCAGCAAGACAAACGGAACAAGGTGATCAGAAATCAAACAAATTGGGCTTCAATTCGATCGAGAAAAGAAGGAAAGCTCGGATCTTTCTCCGTCGCCGTTCTTACATGTGCGTGAGGGGatcggaggaagaggagagagggCAGCGAGACGAGCGAGCGGCCTCCGTGCACAACTGGGTCTCGCTTCTTCGCTATAAGACGAGACCTGTGTCAGGGTAAATGGTTCCGGATTCACTGTTTGCTACAGAACAGAGGACACCGATCTCATCCGAAGCCGAATGGTCTTAACTTATACGTGGCCATCAATCGTTGGTGGATAAGTGCTGCTTTTCCTCGTGGAATTTAGAGTGGAGGGAAAAAAGGGGCCCCGCGCTTGTGTTTCGGTTCCTAGTGGGCCCTCGTGAGAGATGTTTTCATTGCTTCCCCGATAGCGCACCGGATGATCGACAGCTGGTGAATCCTACGGTCAGAAGCCAGGAGGAAGGTGCGGAGGAGCCACGACGCTCGCAGGGGATCCGTTACATTGATGGCATGGTGGGGCGTCCCAACCGTCACGGGGCGGTGGTGCCGCAACGGCGGAGCCGCGGATCGCTGCGTGGAGGCCGGCCCGCGTATGCGATCCAATGATACATCGGCTTAGGCGGGGTCCACAGTTTCGGAAGCGGATTATGACACGTTTGGGGACCACCGGCCCATCGTGGTGGTATGAAAGACGGGCACGGAGGATTTGGTGAGCCGAGGCGCTCAAGAGGTGGGACATGTTTCTCTTGATATTTGACCCTCGACCACAAACGTGTGGATGTGTTCGATTCAgggtcaaaaaaaatatttaagttattttaattcgaataattatatttattagatgatGATTTAAGAAACGGATATAATTTTGAGGAAGAGGAGGCGAAGAGGGAGATGATatgaaaggaaaagaagagaCGACGATACGATACGAGAGGTCAAAGGAGATGGAAGATAATTTATGACTTAATTGAATCGGACTAGTCAAAGGATAATCatcatctttttatatttttttatcgagGATGTCTTAGTTAAAATTGAAAAAGGTATACTCTTTCATAAAAACTAAAATCCTGATTTTTTTATGAGTAAATTGGATAATTATGAATATTGAATATTAGTATATTACTGGTGTCAAAGGGAATCCTAAGAGTTAAAAGACCAatttcttttatgaaattattgttTAAATACATGACAATCGAAGAATCTCCAATGGATTAAGGCACTTTAAATCTGCAAAACCAAACAGTTGCTTGAGTTGGTTGTAAGTGCTTAATCTGTAAATGGTAGTCAAATCTCTGTAAGAAAGGTTGTGTCTTCTCATTTCAGTGAGAAAGGGCAGTATGTAGCATAAGTTAGAGAATGATTCAAAGTTTAGAAACAGCAAACCACTAATAGCATAACAATCCATGTCCTAAGAATATGCAAAGCCAGCAAATTACAGAGGCATAAGCTCACTCTTAAAACAACCCTACTTGTGTCAAATTCTACAAGAAAAACCAAGTATATTCACTGTGATTCTTTGTCTCAGAACAATTGTCAGAAACATTGTTTctgtgatggagaagatggtgcaGAGACAGAAGAACTCCTGCACTCTACTAACTGATGCTTAGTAGAAGGCTTCACCATGGGACAATGAttgcttcatttttttttctgtaCTGGGGACAGAAACCTGACTGAGGAAAACATACCAAAATGGAGTTGAAAAGACATACCAAGCTCCATTTCAAATGTTCAATTCCAAAAGATATAAGTTTCAATGTGAAGCCAGAAATGATTAATGACAGAGAGGTTATGTGGTGTATGATTGTGGCTTACCACGAAGAGTACTTTAATAGTGTCAAAGCTTTCTATTTCTATTTCTACTTGTAACCAAGGTTTGCGATATCGAAACGTACCGCCCCGATAGGTTACCGATACGCGGAACGTTCGGtattgctatagtgctacagtattatactataGCACTGttacaatataaaaaaataaaaaaaatattcggtaCACTAGGGCGTATCGTTCGGTATGCCCTAATGTACCGTCCGGTACAtcggtaccgtatcgtaccgaacCCGGATCGATATATCGGTACGGTACAACGAACCTTGTTTGTAACCTTTCCGATTGTTTGCATCAATTACTATAGTGGTGTTGAGAAGAAGAGTATGTTTATCACTTTGATGGGAAAAAAGATTCCTTAGATAAAAACTAATTATGGGAGTATTATTCGGTAAAAATCCATCAATAAAAACTTTTCTAATAAAATGTCCGATATATATACTGAACAAATTGAAGTTGAGCTTTTTTGTGTACCTGTTTGAAACTACAAGAGATCGAGAGATTGATTGTCTTCTCTGCTTTTCTTTAGATTCTCAAAGTCAAATCAGCTGATTACAGATAAACAAATCCTTGCAGAAACCGATTAATCTATACAATTTCTAATTGCAAAATCCTTCCCATCTCAATTTCAAGAGTCTACAATCGTTGATTTTTGAGTTATCTCCTACTGTctgaagtctctctctctctctctctctctctggccttTTCTTGCCGCCATTTATGGCCAATGGCAACCTTGGAAGGTGAACAGCTCAGCTTGTTTCTACCAAGCCTTCTGTCCTAACAATCTCTCGTATTTGATCTCTACATGAGAAGAAGCTAAGATGAATAGGGATTACATTTGTATCAGATCCTAACGAAGAAGATGCTGAGCTCCGGCCCGGCGTTGCCGTCGGGGTTGAGCATGTAGAACGTCTCCGAGTCCTTGGACCCGACCACCCGGTCGAAGAAGGCGCGCATGTAGGTGAGCTCGCCATCGGAAGGGTCGGTCATGTCCCCCGGCAGGACGCCGGCGCCCATGGACACCGCGTGCAGCAGCTGCATCACGCCAAGGTCCAGTTCCGTGGGTTCCCGCCGGGCGGCGTAGCCGACGTTGCGCCCGTTGACGAAGGCGCTCCACATGGGCTCGTCCAGCACGCGGCTCTTGCCGGCGCCGGCGGCGGCCTTCTTCTCGCACTCGAGGGCGACGCGGATGAGGCCGGAGGAGCCCATGTCCTGCATGAACCTGGCGGTGGGGACGGCCAGCTCGAGGAGGAGGTGGGGGACGCTGCGGGGGTTGTCCTGGAAGGCGAGGGTGATGCGGGCCTTGCGGTGGCCGAAGAGGGTGCCGGTGGTGCGGGTGGCGCCGCGGACGTGGCCGTCGCGGTGGCGGGAGCCTTGGTGGGGAGCGGCAGCTGGGAGGTGGCAGCCGGGCGGGGCGAGGATGGGCAGGGAGCGGAAGGCGGAGCGGAAGGAGCGGAGGAACCTGGTGGGTTTGGACTGGTGGTGCTTCCGTTGCGATGGCTGCAGCAGGGTGACCGGGAACCGGTGCACACTGGACTCCGTCTCCGTCCCGTCGGAATCCACCGCCGCCTCGCCCGGCGGGGGAGGGGGTGGTGGTGGCCGTGTCATGGGGTGGTTGTCGACGCAAAGCGGCCGGAGCAATGTCCGTCCGGTGGCGGCTGTCGGCACAAtcctaaatatatatgtatattgagagagagagagagctttgacGGATGGAGGGAGGAAGGAGGATGGCGGGAGAGAAGGATGGTGGTGAAGGGGGGAGAGCGGTTACGTTTCGTCTCTTAAGTTAGTGAAGAGTTATGGCTGTGCATGTTTTGAGGCGGGAAGAGAGGGGCATTGAAGGGGTGCGGGTTTCACACCGGAAACGCTTCTTCCCGCCAACGCCCCACAACTGTAGACTGTCTCGTATCCATCCATCTTATACTAATCGATAAAAATGAGCCCACACTGGTATTTTCTTACAAacttaacataaataaaaattattaaaaaattatgccACTGGGGGATACAGCTCAGATGGTAGAGTGTTCGCTTAGCATA encodes the following:
- the LOC103994320 gene encoding protein MIZU-KUSSEI 1-like, yielding MTRPPPPPPPPGEAAVDSDGTETESSVHRFPVTLLQPSQRKHHQSKPTRFLRSFRSAFRSLPILAPPGCHLPAAAPHQGSRHRDGHVRGATRTTGTLFGHRKARITLAFQDNPRSVPHLLLELAVPTARFMQDMGSSGLIRVALECEKKAAAGAGKSRVLDEPMWSAFVNGRNVGYAARREPTELDLGVMQLLHAVSMGAGVLPGDMTDPSDGELTYMRAFFDRVVGSKDSETFYMLNPDGNAGPELSIFFVRI